One Scytonema millei VB511283 genomic window carries:
- a CDS encoding NADPH-dependent FMN reductase, whose amino-acid sequence MVKIVGIGGSLRKDSYSQLALEIAARRVEALGAEVEILDLRQMQLPFCHGGDEYPGYPDVERLQNTVQQADGLILATPEYHGSISGVLKNALDLMSFDQLDSKVAGLISVLGGQPNSNALNDLRLIMRWVHAWVIPEQIAIGQAWKAFGADGKLLDEKLSQRFDQFAQSLVENTRKLRGVS is encoded by the coding sequence ATGGTTAAGATTGTGGGTATCGGTGGCAGCTTGCGGAAAGATTCCTACAGCCAACTCGCATTAGAAATTGCAGCAAGGCGAGTCGAAGCACTAGGAGCAGAGGTAGAGATTTTAGATTTAAGGCAGATGCAGTTACCGTTTTGTCACGGGGGCGATGAGTATCCAGGCTACCCAGATGTAGAACGGTTACAGAATACCGTCCAGCAGGCTGATGGCTTAATTTTGGCTACACCGGAGTACCACGGTAGCATTAGCGGCGTACTGAAGAATGCTTTAGATTTGATGAGTTTCGACCAGCTAGATAGTAAAGTTGCAGGACTAATCAGCGTGTTAGGCGGTCAACCAAATAGCAACGCTCTCAACGATCTGCGGTTAATTATGAGATGGGTTCACGCTTGGGTTATACCGGAACAAATTGCGATCGGACAAGCGTGGAAAGCTTTTGGAGCTGATGGCAAGCTATTGGATGAAAAATTATCGCAACGCTTCGACCAATTTGCTCAAAGTTTAGTTGAGAATACGCGCAAATTGCGTGGTGTTTCCTAA
- the ftsH gene encoding ATP-dependent zinc metalloprotease FtsH, translated as MNMAKRSLWHLAASGMILQSMLVGTPVLAQRENSNTLNYGELLRSIDRGDVTRIELDPAQNIAKVQLKGQKADEPPKEVLLLQQNPELINKARDRQVPLEVNSSADSRAAMGLLANLLWIVPLMALMLLLLRRSANSSNQALSFGKSRARFQMEAKTGVKFDDVAGIDEAKEELQEVVTFLKQPEKFTAVGAKIPKGVLLIGPPGTGKTLLAKAIAGEAAVPFFSISGSEFVEMFVGVGASRVRDLFKKAKENAPCLIFIDEIDAVGRQRGAGIGGGNDEREQTLNQLLTEMDGFEGNTGIIIIAATNRPDVLDAALLRPGRFDRQVTVDLPAYKGRLGILQVHARNKKVDDSVSLEAIAQRTPGFSGADLANLLNEAAILTARRRKEAITPLEIMDAIDRITIGLSLTPLLDSKKKRLLAYHEIGHALLITLLKNSDPLNKVTIIPRSGGIGGFAQSVPDEENVDSSYLRSRAWILDRIAIALGGLATEAEVFGDSEVTTGASGDLKMVANLAREMVTLYGMSDLGPVALESPDNEVFLGGGWMERSEYSEEMARKIDNQVRAIATEAFTKARTIIRENRDLVDRLVDLLVDNETIEGEQFRQIVTEYMQEKEQKLSVV; from the coding sequence ATGAATATGGCGAAGCGAAGTCTATGGCATTTGGCAGCAAGCGGAATGATATTGCAGTCAATGCTTGTAGGTACTCCGGTACTGGCGCAAAGAGAAAATTCCAATACGCTGAATTACGGTGAATTGTTACGCAGCATCGATCGCGGAGATGTCACCAGGATAGAGCTTGACCCAGCGCAGAATATTGCTAAAGTTCAGCTCAAGGGACAAAAAGCGGACGAACCACCTAAAGAAGTATTGTTATTACAACAAAATCCAGAATTAATTAACAAAGCTAGAGATCGACAAGTTCCATTGGAAGTGAATTCTTCTGCCGATAGTAGAGCTGCAATGGGTCTGCTAGCGAATTTACTCTGGATCGTGCCTCTGATGGCGTTGATGTTGCTATTGTTACGTCGTTCAGCTAATTCTTCTAATCAAGCCCTGAGTTTTGGCAAGTCTCGCGCTCGATTCCAAATGGAAGCCAAAACAGGCGTAAAATTTGATGACGTAGCGGGGATTGACGAAGCCAAAGAGGAATTGCAAGAAGTCGTTACCTTCCTCAAACAGCCAGAAAAATTTACCGCAGTTGGGGCAAAAATTCCCAAGGGAGTCTTGTTAATTGGACCCCCTGGAACGGGAAAAACATTACTAGCGAAGGCGATCGCGGGTGAAGCAGCAGTCCCATTTTTCAGTATCTCCGGTAGCGAATTCGTGGAAATGTTCGTTGGTGTTGGCGCATCGCGAGTACGGGACTTATTTAAGAAAGCGAAAGAAAATGCCCCTTGCTTAATATTTATCGATGAAATTGACGCGGTAGGCAGACAAAGAGGTGCGGGAATTGGTGGTGGAAACGACGAGAGAGAGCAAACTCTCAACCAACTCCTCACAGAAATGGACGGGTTTGAAGGCAATACGGGAATTATCATCATTGCTGCGACTAACCGTCCTGACGTACTTGATGCGGCATTATTACGTCCCGGTCGATTCGATCGCCAAGTCACAGTCGATCTGCCAGCATACAAAGGACGATTGGGAATTTTACAAGTCCACGCCCGTAATAAGAAAGTGGATGATTCCGTTTCTTTAGAAGCGATCGCCCAACGCACGCCTGGTTTTTCTGGTGCAGATCTAGCGAATTTACTCAACGAAGCGGCGATTCTGACGGCAAGGCGGCGCAAAGAGGCGATTACACCGTTGGAAATTATGGATGCGATCGACCGAATTACGATTGGGTTGTCGCTCACACCTTTATTAGATAGTAAGAAAAAGCGGTTGTTGGCTTACCACGAAATCGGACACGCTTTATTAATTACGTTGCTGAAAAATTCCGATCCTCTAAATAAGGTGACAATTATTCCCCGTTCGGGCGGAATTGGTGGTTTTGCTCAGAGCGTACCCGACGAAGAAAATGTAGATAGTAGCTACTTGCGGAGTCGCGCTTGGATTTTAGACCGAATTGCGATCGCCCTGGGAGGATTAGCCACTGAAGCCGAGGTATTTGGCGATTCAGAAGTCACTACGGGCGCTTCTGGAGACTTGAAAATGGTGGCTAACCTAGCACGAGAAATGGTGACATTATATGGAATGTCAGATTTAGGTCCAGTCGCTTTAGAAAGCCCCGATAACGAGGTATTTTTAGGGGGAGGGTGGATGGAGCGATCGGAATATTCCGAAGAAATGGCAAGAAAAATCGACAATCAAGTTAGGGCGATCGCAACTGAAGCATTTACAAAAGCGCGGACGATTATCCGCGAAAATCGCGATTTAGTCGATCGCTTAGTAGATTTGTTAGTCGATAACGAGACAATTGAAGGCGAACAATTCCGGCAAATTGTCACCGAATACATGCAAGAAAAAGAGCAAAAATTATCCGTTGTTTAG
- a CDS encoding NAD(P)-dependent alcohol dehydrogenase, with the protein MKAIVCTEYGSPQVMQLKEVEKPTPKDNEVLIRIHATTVTSADLRLRKADPFAVRFFYGFIKPKKSAILGSELAGEIEAVGKNVTQFQAGDRVFAGAGIGLGANAEYICLPEAGAIAIKPTNMTYEEAAAIPFGATTSLIFLRDKGKIQSGQKVLIYGASGALGTAAVQLAKYFETEVTGVCSTANLELVKSLGADAVIDRTQEDFTKSGKTYDIIFDTVGKSSFSGCLRSLKQKGIYLRAVHIDLSPILRGLWTSMTSSKKVIGGIAIERKADLIFLKELIEAGKIKSVIDRRYPLEQTAEAHRYVEQGHKQGSVVITVKHDRQT; encoded by the coding sequence ATGAAAGCGATTGTCTGCACGGAATACGGATCGCCGCAGGTTATGCAGTTAAAGGAGGTAGAAAAACCTACTCCCAAGGATAATGAAGTATTGATAAGAATACATGCGACAACAGTAACGTCGGCGGATTTGCGCCTACGAAAGGCTGACCCATTCGCCGTACGATTTTTCTATGGTTTCATAAAACCTAAAAAGAGTGCGATCCTGGGGAGCGAGCTAGCTGGAGAAATTGAAGCGGTTGGCAAAAATGTAACGCAATTCCAAGCAGGCGATCGGGTGTTTGCTGGAGCAGGAATCGGTCTTGGCGCTAATGCTGAGTACATATGTCTGCCTGAAGCAGGAGCGATTGCCATAAAGCCCACTAACATGACCTATGAAGAAGCCGCCGCCATTCCTTTTGGGGCAACAACTTCACTGATTTTCCTTAGAGATAAGGGCAAGATTCAGAGCGGACAAAAAGTTCTGATCTATGGGGCTTCTGGAGCGTTAGGTACGGCTGCCGTGCAGCTTGCCAAGTACTTTGAAACAGAAGTGACTGGGGTATGTAGTACGGCAAATTTAGAATTAGTGAAATCTCTGGGAGCCGACGCGGTAATCGATCGCACTCAAGAAGATTTTACGAAAAGCGGTAAGACCTACGATATTATTTTTGATACGGTAGGCAAGAGTTCGTTTTCAGGTTGTCTGCGATCGCTCAAGCAAAAAGGAATTTATCTCAGAGCTGTCCACATAGATTTGTCCCCGATACTTCGAGGACTATGGACTTCAATGACAAGCAGCAAGAAAGTCATAGGCGGGATAGCAATCGAGCGTAAAGCAGATTTAATTTTTCTCAAAGAGCTGATTGAGGCGGGGAAGATAAAATCAGTTATCGATCGGCGTTATCCATTGGAACAAACTGCCGAGGCTCACAGGTATGTCGAACAAGGACACAAACAAGGAAGTGTTGTCATAACTGTGAAGCACGATCGCCAAACCTAA
- a CDS encoding BrnA antitoxin family protein — MKTEYDFSRGKRGAIDPTPPGKTRITIRLDDEVLAWFREQAHSAGGGNYQTMINEALRQHIQQSHEPLEEILRRVVREELERIKR; from the coding sequence ATGAAAACAGAATATGATTTTAGTCGGGGTAAACGAGGGGCGATCGATCCAACACCACCCGGAAAAACTCGTATCACAATTCGGTTAGATGACGAAGTTTTAGCATGGTTTCGCGAACAAGCTCACAGTGCAGGCGGAGGAAATTATCAAACTATGATTAACGAAGCTCTGCGCCAGCATATTCAGCAGAGTCACGAACCTTTAGAGGAAATCTTACGCAGAGTGGTTCGCGAAGAACTTGAACGTATTAAGCGCTAA
- a CDS encoding AGE family epimerase/isomerase, whose product MQQDFPALAELYKNALLNDVIPFWERHSIDWQQGGYFTCLDRAGKVYDTDKFIWLQNRQVWIFSMLYERLEKRPEWLKIAANGANFLAKHGRDPEGNWFFALDRAGNPLVQPYNIFSDCFAAMAFSKYALASGEDWAKDIALQAYNNVLRRQNNPKGKYNKAYPGTRSLKSLAVPMILANLSLEMDWLLPSDRLEEILAATVREVMTDFLDGDRGLMYENVTPDGSHIDCFDGRLINPGHGIEAMWFIIDIARRHNDPKTINQAVDVILNILNFAWDNEYGGLYYFMDADGHPPQQLEWSQKLWWVHLESLVALAMGYRLTGREACWEWYQKMHDYTWSHFADPEYGEWFGYLDRQGQVLLNLKGGKWKGCFHVPRALYLCWQQLSVTSD is encoded by the coding sequence ATGCAGCAAGATTTTCCAGCACTGGCTGAACTGTACAAGAATGCTCTGCTCAACGATGTGATTCCGTTTTGGGAACGGCATTCCATCGACTGGCAACAAGGCGGCTACTTTACTTGTCTCGATCGCGCGGGGAAAGTTTACGATACCGACAAGTTTATCTGGTTGCAAAATCGCCAAGTCTGGATCTTCTCCATGCTGTACGAGCGACTAGAAAAACGTCCAGAATGGCTTAAAATTGCGGCAAATGGCGCAAATTTTCTAGCAAAACACGGACGAGATCCTGAAGGTAATTGGTTCTTTGCACTCGATCGCGCTGGCAATCCTTTGGTACAACCATACAATATCTTTTCTGATTGCTTCGCAGCAATGGCATTTAGTAAGTATGCCTTAGCATCGGGAGAAGATTGGGCAAAAGATATCGCCTTGCAAGCTTACAACAACGTCTTGCGCCGCCAGAATAACCCCAAAGGTAAATATAACAAAGCATATCCTGGGACGCGATCGCTCAAATCGCTCGCAGTACCGATGATCTTAGCCAACTTGTCTCTAGAAATGGACTGGCTGTTACCCAGCGATCGCCTAGAGGAAATTTTAGCCGCCACCGTGCGCGAAGTTATGACCGATTTTTTAGATGGCGATCGCGGGTTAATGTATGAAAACGTGACTCCCGATGGTTCCCATATTGACTGTTTTGATGGCAGGCTGATTAATCCCGGTCATGGGATTGAAGCTATGTGGTTCATCATCGATATTGCACGCCGCCACAACGATCCGAAAACGATTAACCAAGCGGTTGACGTAATCCTCAACATTCTCAACTTTGCCTGGGATAATGAATACGGTGGCTTGTACTATTTTATGGATGCTGATGGACATCCGCCTCAGCAACTGGAATGGAGTCAAAAACTGTGGTGGGTGCATTTAGAATCATTGGTAGCGCTGGCAATGGGATATCGCCTGACGGGACGCGAAGCGTGTTGGGAGTGGTATCAAAAAATGCACGACTACACTTGGTCGCATTTTGCCGATCCTGAATATGGCGAATGGTTCGGTTACTTAGATCGCCAGGGACAAGTATTATTAAACCTTAAAGGTGGCAAATGGAAAGGTTGTTTCCACGTTCCACGGGCGCTATATCTTTGTTGGCAACAGTTATCAGTGACTAGTGACTAG
- a CDS encoding response regulator transcription factor yields the protein MKTVLVVEDSPTDRRLIVALLQQVGLNVVCVDSAESALHWLSVNHRPDLIVLDIVMPGISGLDLCRQLRASPTFEDISIIFCSSKDQEFDRFWALRQGGDAYIAKPFAPLDLVQTVCSHLS from the coding sequence ATGAAAACCGTTTTAGTTGTTGAAGACAGCCCGACCGATCGACGGTTGATAGTGGCTTTGTTGCAACAAGTTGGCTTGAATGTGGTTTGTGTTGACTCGGCAGAATCTGCTTTGCACTGGTTGTCAGTCAACCACCGACCAGATCTGATCGTATTAGATATTGTTATGCCTGGGATAAGCGGACTCGATTTATGTCGCCAACTGCGTGCTAGTCCGACATTTGAAGATATATCAATTATTTTTTGTTCCTCGAAAGATCAGGAATTCGATCGGTTTTGGGCTTTACGTCAAGGAGGAGATGCTTATATTGCTAAACCTTTTGCACCACTCGATCTAGTCCAGACAGTATGTAGTCATCTCAGTTAG
- a CDS encoding diguanylate cyclase encodes MITAAHQRLNASAEKLSKTKSFIGNSTLLEDEAARLTALYQCQILDTPPEPEFDEIVQLAALICGVPIASISFIDLDRQWFKACFGWQIESLSRDLALCKRALQQKEVFIVSDASTDSQLATHPLVCSQPYIRFHASVPLVVAEGYAIGSLCAIDRTARELDLQQIEALQSLGRQVVKLLEQRSDRFSSTPTVNRQHSSNKRFFTRMALGLGLASATLIGVGAVSHHTLTSLGRNNDKQIQHYRVLEDLKDIHTSMQKATIAKHRYIATGQPSYLEPYYDAARDIQIKVIHLQQETRNNPHQQRRLSTLQPLIEQKITEIEQATFLRKTKGATAASQTTLLEQSKHLTDKIEAIVQEMESTEYALLQKQSQVEFTRTRQSMFAFAAAICLNMLLLTGVYGFTDREMRERQQVTEAIAQERDFSEAVLNTAGALVVVLDPQGKILRCNRTCEEMTARTATEVTGKFFWELFSLPGEAELPKTHWENLLASQSASQYEGYCLNRDGNTRRIAWTNTIMRDRQGLVEYAIACGIDVTAHSTAEESLRHSEQHLRNIINSLFSFVAVLSADGTLIEANQALLDAADLQPKDVLGKSLIQTYWWSYSPTVQAELRSAIDRVSQGERVRYEGEAKVGDDRFITIDFAFTPMYDASGKISYIIASGTDVTERKQAEAERVQANEQLSNWVNELKQRNHEITYLSYTVDVLQACLTLEEACTTLAQLVQSLFPQASGGIFLNRNTKSLLEPVATWGVPLLANQQAFNPDDCWALRLGKPHWVDDADDGLLCKHVHHSLPAESLCVPLMAHRETFGVLYLGSLEKGVLSPAKRQLAIGVAEHIAPTLANLKLRETLKNQSIRDSLTGLFNRRYMEEALEREMLRCDRKQQPLSIIMLDVDYFKRINDTLGHDAGDAVLRELGRCLQSYVRGSDIACRYGGEEFILILPEASLGVTQLRAEQIRAAVKQLHVESFGQPIGAITLSLGVASFPKHGLEGEAILKAADTALYRAKQEGRDRAIVA; translated from the coding sequence ATGATTACCGCCGCCCACCAACGGCTGAATGCCTCAGCAGAAAAGTTATCAAAAACAAAATCTTTTATTGGAAATTCAACGCTGTTAGAAGATGAAGCCGCCAGACTAACAGCTCTCTACCAGTGTCAAATCCTCGATACACCGCCAGAACCAGAATTTGATGAAATTGTGCAATTGGCAGCGTTAATTTGCGGCGTTCCCATTGCTAGCATCAGTTTTATCGATCTCGATCGCCAGTGGTTTAAAGCCTGTTTTGGTTGGCAGATCGAGTCCCTCTCGCGCGATCTGGCGTTATGCAAACGAGCGCTACAACAAAAAGAAGTTTTCATTGTCAGCGATGCTTCCACAGATTCTCAGTTGGCTACCCATCCCTTAGTTTGTTCCCAGCCCTACATTCGCTTTCATGCTAGCGTCCCCCTGGTTGTTGCGGAAGGATACGCGATCGGGAGTTTGTGCGCGATCGACCGCACGGCGCGAGAACTCGATTTACAGCAAATAGAAGCATTGCAGTCTTTAGGTCGTCAAGTTGTGAAGTTGTTGGAACAGAGAAGCGATCGCTTTTCATCGACACCAACAGTCAATCGCCAACATTCCAGTAACAAGCGCTTTTTTACCCGCATGGCGCTTGGCTTGGGTTTAGCTTCAGCAACGTTAATTGGGGTAGGAGCAGTGTCTCATCACACTCTGACTAGTCTAGGACGCAATAACGACAAGCAAATCCAGCACTATCGCGTCCTCGAAGACTTGAAAGACATCCATACCTCTATGCAGAAGGCGACGATCGCCAAACATCGCTACATCGCCACTGGACAACCTAGTTATTTAGAACCCTACTACGATGCGGCAAGAGACATTCAAATCAAAGTCATCCATCTCCAGCAGGAAACGAGAAACAATCCTCACCAACAGCGCCGTTTGTCAACTCTGCAACCCCTAATCGAGCAAAAAATTACTGAAATCGAACAAGCAACTTTTTTAAGAAAAACTAAAGGAGCCACAGCCGCTTCCCAAACTACCCTGTTAGAGCAATCGAAGCATCTCACGGATAAAATTGAAGCGATCGTCCAAGAGATGGAAAGCACGGAGTACGCTTTGTTACAGAAGCAGTCGCAAGTGGAATTCACGCGCACTCGTCAATCCATGTTTGCCTTTGCCGCTGCTATTTGCCTGAATATGTTGCTCTTGACTGGAGTTTACGGTTTTACCGATCGCGAAATGAGAGAGCGCCAGCAGGTGACTGAGGCGATCGCCCAGGAACGAGATTTTTCGGAAGCAGTCCTCAATACCGCAGGCGCTTTAGTGGTGGTTCTCGATCCTCAAGGGAAGATTCTCCGCTGTAACCGTACCTGCGAAGAAATGACTGCTCGCACGGCAACAGAAGTGACAGGAAAGTTTTTCTGGGAATTATTTTCGCTCCCTGGTGAAGCTGAATTGCCCAAAACCCACTGGGAAAATTTACTTGCCAGCCAATCGGCAAGCCAATACGAAGGTTACTGTCTCAACCGCGATGGTAATACTCGCCGCATTGCTTGGACGAATACGATTATGCGCGATCGCCAAGGGTTAGTAGAGTACGCGATCGCCTGTGGGATAGATGTTACGGCTCATTCTACTGCTGAAGAAAGCCTGCGTCACAGCGAACAGCATTTACGTAACATTATCAATAGCTTATTCTCCTTTGTTGCCGTTCTCTCGGCTGATGGCACGCTGATCGAAGCCAATCAAGCTTTATTAGATGCAGCCGATCTTCAGCCCAAAGATGTTTTGGGTAAATCCCTGATTCAAACTTACTGGTGGTCTTACTCTCCTACCGTACAAGCCGAGTTGCGATCGGCGATCGATCGCGTCAGTCAGGGTGAAAGGGTGCGTTATGAAGGCGAAGCAAAAGTAGGCGACGATCGATTCATCACGATTGACTTTGCTTTCACGCCGATGTACGATGCCAGCGGTAAAATTAGTTACATCATCGCTTCTGGTACTGATGTAACCGAACGCAAGCAAGCGGAAGCAGAAAGAGTGCAAGCTAACGAGCAACTCAGTAATTGGGTCAACGAACTCAAACAGCGCAACCACGAAATTACTTACCTCAGCTATACCGTTGATGTACTACAAGCTTGTCTTACCCTGGAAGAGGCTTGCACCACCCTAGCTCAACTCGTGCAGTCTCTGTTCCCGCAAGCGTCGGGGGGAATTTTCCTCAACCGCAACACGAAAAGTTTACTAGAACCAGTCGCTACCTGGGGAGTCCCCCTTTTAGCAAATCAGCAAGCTTTTAATCCCGATGATTGTTGGGCGCTACGCTTGGGTAAACCTCACTGGGTTGATGATGCCGACGATGGTTTGCTCTGCAAACACGTACACCACAGCTTACCCGCTGAGTCCTTGTGCGTGCCTTTGATGGCGCATCGAGAAACCTTCGGCGTGCTTTATCTCGGTTCGCTAGAAAAGGGCGTGCTTTCCCCTGCCAAAAGGCAACTGGCGATTGGAGTCGCAGAACATATCGCTCCGACTTTAGCGAATTTAAAACTCCGCGAGACTTTGAAGAACCAGAGCATTCGCGACTCGCTGACTGGTTTATTCAATCGACGTTATATGGAAGAAGCTTTAGAGCGGGAAATGCTACGTTGCGATCGCAAGCAACAGCCACTTTCCATAATTATGCTCGATGTCGATTACTTCAAGCGAATCAACGACACCCTCGGACACGATGCTGGCGATGCCGTATTACGGGAATTGGGACGCTGCTTGCAAAGTTACGTCCGAGGTTCGGATATTGCTTGTCGTTACGGAGGAGAGGAATTTATCCTGATTCTTCCCGAAGCTTCCCTTGGAGTAACGCAATTGCGTGCCGAACAAATCCGCGCCGCTGTCAAACAACTGCATGTCGAATCTTTCGGTCAACCTATAGGAGCAATTACCCTATCTTTAGGAGTCGCTAGCTTTCCCAAGCACGGACTAGAGGGAGAAGCCATTCTCAAAGCTGCCGATACCGCGCTCTATCGCGCTAAGCAAGAAGGACGCGACCGGGCGATCGTTGCCTAA
- a CDS encoding AAA family ATPase, with product MNTKSTLFFFCGKMAAGKSTLARQIAKEYNAILVVEDELLVQLYPDEIVDIPSYIKYSPRLRTAISSHVSDLLSRGISVVLDFSANTINQRKWFRGLFEKANAAHRLYFINATDDLCKRQLKERSKNQSESAFASDTVFEEITKYFQPPSEDEQFNIVVYDRS from the coding sequence GTGAATACCAAATCAACTCTATTTTTCTTCTGTGGAAAAATGGCTGCGGGAAAATCTACGTTAGCCAGACAAATAGCCAAAGAATACAACGCGATTCTTGTCGTTGAAGACGAGCTACTTGTCCAACTTTACCCTGACGAAATTGTCGATATTCCAAGCTATATTAAATACTCGCCACGCCTTCGGACTGCGATTTCATCCCATGTCAGCGATCTCCTCTCTAGAGGAATATCGGTCGTTCTAGATTTTTCAGCCAACACAATCAACCAACGCAAGTGGTTTCGCGGACTGTTTGAGAAAGCTAATGCAGCTCATAGGCTATATTTCATTAACGCAACTGATGACCTTTGCAAACGTCAATTAAAAGAGCGAAGTAAAAATCAATCGGAATCAGCTTTTGCCAGCGATACAGTTTTTGAGGAAATCACCAAGTACTTTCAGCCTCCCTCCGAGGATGAGCAGTTTAACATTGTCGTCTACGATCGCTCTTGA
- a CDS encoding ferrochelatase — protein sequence MVATPEKQQPQAPAPNSNQDRVAVLLMGYGEVESYADFANYNEQALNLLTAKFAPVPTWIYPPLAKLLAMFDLHEWQHQHNHFVSPHNAIFEQQRAGIEQELQAKWGDRVQVFKAFNFCAPYLPEQVLTEIKAQGFDKLLIYPLLVVDSIFTSGIAVEQVNNALAKLADGEEHWLKGQRYIPSFYNEPTYINLMAQLVEEKIAAELASAYLPSQIGIVLMNHGCPHKAKGFTSGIAESEALYELVREQLIHRYPLISVGWLNHDTPLIEWTQPNAFQAAKNLIDLGATAIVFMPIGFATENHETLLDVDHIIHNLRRKHSTISYVQMPCVNAHPRFLQMAAEWANPQIAALLSEQALSVNPHLAVVSAHHHHHHHDGHHHHDGHHHHH from the coding sequence TTGGTAGCAACTCCAGAGAAACAACAACCTCAAGCGCCAGCTCCAAATTCTAACCAAGACAGAGTTGCCGTTTTACTAATGGGTTATGGTGAAGTTGAAAGCTATGCAGATTTCGCCAACTATAACGAACAAGCTTTAAATCTACTTACAGCTAAATTTGCCCCCGTGCCAACGTGGATCTATCCTCCTTTAGCAAAGCTATTGGCAATGTTTGACTTGCACGAGTGGCAGCATCAACACAACCACTTTGTTTCCCCCCATAATGCGATTTTCGAGCAGCAACGGGCGGGGATCGAGCAAGAGTTACAAGCTAAATGGGGCGATCGCGTCCAAGTTTTTAAAGCCTTTAACTTCTGCGCTCCCTACCTTCCAGAGCAAGTTCTCACAGAAATTAAGGCACAAGGATTTGACAAACTACTGATTTATCCTCTACTGGTTGTCGATTCTATTTTTACCAGTGGCATTGCTGTCGAACAAGTTAACAATGCCTTAGCAAAGTTGGCTGATGGTGAAGAACACTGGCTGAAAGGTCAGCGCTATATTCCTTCTTTCTACAACGAACCTACCTACATCAATTTGATGGCGCAGTTGGTAGAAGAAAAAATCGCCGCCGAGCTTGCGTCTGCCTACCTACCTTCGCAAATCGGCATCGTGTTAATGAATCATGGTTGTCCCCACAAAGCTAAGGGTTTCACGTCGGGGATTGCAGAAAGTGAAGCTCTATACGAATTAGTTAGAGAACAACTCATCCACCGCTATCCACTGATCTCTGTAGGCTGGCTCAACCACGATACGCCTTTAATTGAATGGACGCAGCCAAATGCATTCCAAGCAGCGAAAAATTTGATCGATTTGGGCGCAACCGCGATCGTCTTCATGCCAATTGGTTTTGCCACAGAAAATCATGAAACTCTACTAGACGTAGACCACATCATTCACAACTTACGTCGCAAGCATTCCACAATTAGCTACGTGCAAATGCCTTGTGTAAATGCCCATCCCCGCTTTCTGCAAATGGCAGCAGAATGGGCGAATCCTCAAATCGCTGCCCTTCTATCAGAGCAGGCACTCTCAGTTAATCCTCACTTAGCGGTTGTGTCCGCTCACCACCATCACCATCACCACGATGGGCATCATCACCACGACGGACATCACCACCATCATTAA
- a CDS encoding chemotaxis protein CheW — translation MLTEYFHIQLSPVIELLLPLEQTVGVVTLTLEQICPIPGVASTLLGVANQRGKLLWVLDLSGLLGLVSSVKNAHAKTNLTLVVLNGSGHVAREQDSRQVGCVVSLLKGIVSLDSEQLQPVPTEFPPALKLYGIGVAQIERPVTALNVNAIFTALSTCDRTSVHP, via the coding sequence ATGCTCACCGAATACTTTCACATTCAGCTATCGCCGGTAATCGAACTGTTATTACCGTTGGAACAGACGGTAGGTGTAGTAACCTTAACGCTAGAGCAAATTTGCCCCATCCCTGGCGTAGCATCAACATTGTTAGGGGTAGCAAATCAGCGTGGTAAGTTGTTGTGGGTACTAGATTTAAGCGGGTTGTTGGGGCTAGTTAGTTCGGTCAAAAACGCTCATGCCAAGACCAACTTAACTCTTGTCGTGCTGAACGGGAGCGGTCACGTGGCAAGAGAGCAAGATTCGCGGCAAGTCGGCTGTGTGGTGTCGCTGCTCAAGGGAATTGTATCGCTTGATTCAGAGCAGTTACAGCCCGTACCGACAGAATTTCCGCCAGCTTTAAAGCTCTATGGCATTGGTGTTGCCCAGATCGAACGCCCCGTAACTGCTCTGAATGTGAATGCTATTTTTACGGCTCTATCCACCTGCGATCGCACCTCAGTACATCCATGA